The following proteins come from a genomic window of Chloroflexota bacterium:
- a CDS encoding endonuclease/exonuclease/phosphatase family protein codes for MTYNILDGGRGRADAMRAVLDAAQADIVLLQEVAEAEVVTRLAAALGYAGFVAEANQPRHKIALLSRLPVLHHAAAHPFPLRSTLLEARLVLPTGAPLHIFGVHLVAPSHVELFERWRILELGVILRRATVAPNELCLLAGDFNAIAPGDRVDLAPLPGWLRAAIRLQGGRASTGAIASLCAAGWHDVYRELHPDDDGFTLPSVCPNARLDYVFVNDALRGRLTACDVLDAPEAVRSASDHLPVIAEFAL; via the coding sequence ATGACGTACAATATCCTAGACGGCGGCCGCGGGCGCGCGGACGCCATGCGGGCGGTGCTGGACGCCGCGCAGGCCGACATTGTGCTCTTGCAGGAAGTGGCCGAGGCCGAGGTCGTTACCCGCCTGGCGGCCGCACTGGGCTATGCCGGCTTCGTCGCGGAGGCGAACCAGCCACGGCACAAGATTGCGCTGTTATCACGCCTGCCGGTACTTCATCACGCGGCGGCGCACCCGTTCCCGCTGCGCAGCACGCTCCTCGAAGCACGACTCGTTCTACCAACGGGCGCGCCGTTGCATATTTTCGGCGTGCATCTGGTCGCGCCGTCGCACGTCGAACTGTTCGAGCGTTGGCGCATCCTTGAGCTGGGCGTAATTCTGCGCCGCGCGACGGTGGCCCCGAACGAGCTATGCCTGCTGGCCGGCGACTTCAATGCGATTGCACCCGGCGATCGCGTCGATCTAGCGCCGCTGCCGGGCTGGCTGCGCGCCGCGATCCGCCTGCAAGGGGGACGCGCGTCCACCGGCGCTATCGCGTCGCTGTGCGCGGCCGGCTGGCATGACGTGTACCGCGAACTGCACCCCGACGACGATGGATTTACTTTACCATCTGTCTGCCCCAATGCGCGGCTGGATTACGTGTTCGTAAACGATGCGCTGCGCGGGCGGCTCACTGCCTGCGATGTGCTCGATGCGCCGGAGGCCGTGCGCTCGGCGTCGGATCACTTGCCGGTGATCGCCGAGTTTGCCCTGTAA
- a CDS encoding MFS transporter yields the protein MSKSDSLAALRIRDFRLLWTGQLISQIGTQMQRAAILWHVYKLTGDVSLAAVALGLIALFRAAPVIIFSMIGGVVADAQDRRRVVLATQSTMALTAALLALSTFSGHVSVPIIYAAVFMTAAAAAFDGPARQSLVVNIVPRSVLPNAFSLNSIIGEVGRVVGPGVGGLLIGLAGDGIGIVYALNAASFAAVIAALLVMNPPPAPAEAEPSPRAVGTPRGKQFFVALAEGFRYLRSSPIIYSAMLMDFFASFFASANTLMPIFADQILKVGPTGYGLLLAAPSIGSIASGVFMSFRPQFERPGRIMLSAVGVFGLATTLFGLSVFVEPLARALGWPLAIGGMSIAMIYALLTFGLTGMGDTISTILRQTIRQMATPDHLRGRLTAINVMFAMGGPQLGDLEAGIVAGLWGAPFAVISGGVGSLIAVVLAARYARALVNYDGAHLREPLAPDALQTGPAGK from the coding sequence ATGTCAAAATCTGATTCCCTCGCCGCTCTGCGCATTCGCGACTTCCGCCTGCTCTGGACCGGCCAACTGATCTCGCAGATCGGCACGCAGATGCAGCGCGCGGCGATTCTGTGGCACGTGTACAAGCTGACCGGTGACGTGTCGCTGGCGGCCGTCGCGCTCGGTTTGATCGCTCTGTTCCGCGCCGCGCCGGTGATCATTTTCTCGATGATCGGCGGCGTGGTGGCCGACGCGCAGGACCGCCGCCGCGTGGTGCTGGCGACGCAGAGCACGATGGCGCTGACGGCGGCGCTGCTGGCGCTGAGCACCTTCAGCGGCCATGTATCGGTGCCGATCATCTACGCGGCGGTGTTCATGACGGCGGCGGCCGCCGCGTTCGACGGCCCGGCGCGCCAGTCGCTGGTCGTCAACATCGTGCCGCGCTCGGTGCTGCCTAATGCCTTCAGCCTGAACTCCATCATCGGGGAGGTGGGGCGCGTCGTCGGCCCCGGAGTCGGCGGTCTGCTGATCGGGCTGGCCGGCGACGGCATCGGCATCGTCTATGCGCTCAACGCGGCGTCGTTTGCGGCGGTGATCGCGGCGCTGCTCGTCATGAACCCGCCGCCCGCGCCCGCCGAAGCGGAGCCTTCGCCGCGCGCGGTCGGCACGCCGCGCGGCAAGCAGTTCTTCGTGGCACTGGCGGAGGGCTTCCGCTACCTGCGTTCCTCGCCGATCATCTACTCGGCGATGCTGATGGACTTCTTCGCCAGCTTCTTCGCCTCGGCCAACACGCTGATGCCGATCTTCGCCGACCAGATCCTGAAGGTCGGCCCGACCGGCTATGGCCTCCTGCTGGCCGCGCCGTCAATCGGCTCGATCGCCTCCGGCGTGTTTATGTCGTTCCGGCCGCAGTTCGAGCGGCCCGGCCGCATCATGCTGTCGGCCGTCGGTGTGTTCGGCCTGGCGACGACACTCTTCGGCCTGTCGGTGTTTGTCGAGCCGCTGGCGCGCGCACTCGGCTGGCCGCTCGCGATTGGCGGTATGTCGATCGCGATGATCTACGCGCTGCTGACGTTCGGCCTGACCGGCATGGGCGACACGATCAGCACGATCCTGCGCCAGACGATCCGCCAGATGGCGACGCCCGACCACCTGCGTGGGCGGCTCACGGCGATCAACGTCATGTTCGCGATGGGCGGGCCGCAGCTCGGCGACCTGGAAGCGGGCATTGTCGCGGGCTTGTGGGGCGCGCCGTTCGCGGTCATCAGCGGCGGGGTCGGCAGCCTGATCGCCGTGGTGCTGGCGGCGCGCTACGCGCGTGCGCTCGTGAACTACGACGGCGCGCACCTGCGCGAGCCACTTGCACCTGACGCGCTGCAGACAGGGCCGGCCGGCAAGTAG
- a CDS encoding abortive infection family protein: protein MQGRSSILYALSPTRNNASVAHPNDDLLERDKTMLVINISRTLMHYLEAKFQ from the coding sequence TTGCAAGGGCGCTCTTCAATCCTTTATGCTCTCAGTCCAACTAGAAACAATGCAAGCGTCGCACATCCCAACGATGATCTGTTGGAAAGAGATAAGACCATGTTGGTGATAAATATATCGCGAACCCTGATGCACTATCTCGAAGCCAAATTCCAGTAA